In Helicobacter mastomyrinus, a single genomic region encodes these proteins:
- a CDS encoding phage tail tape measure protein yields MQTQISLKLIPELSQLSKAIDKITKDTSEGLSKAINAPLDKLKDKFKIESNIGKTLQGPKLPTQSIKEMQTKLKEAMRVKLDLDLSAANAKIDSMRYQILGTYATFKGMVSKPISVAMEFESSMADVKKVVDFASKEELKGFEKEIWELTKTIPLAAKDLTAIVASGGQLGLEKNILIPFTDVVAKMSTAFDMNTSEAGDTIAGLMKKMGIGIDEVKELGDAINYIGAKSAGSPREVVAILGRIGGMAKTIGLSSEQTAGLAGAFANMKIPADQAGTAINKMLSVLGNADGGTARFQSALEKIGLSGEELKEIMNDNPLQGLTQVLKSIGNVEQSEKIGILKNMFGEEAGPKIAQITENMGEFDKILALVANKENYLGSMQKEFDEVSNTTANAIQLMQNSLTRIANAVGSVFLPPLASAMKSIASVSSEIAIWLERFPAITMAIGAIVGSLFALKIAFIAVKSASALWTLFTYPLTKSLIALRFTTIGNTLSLARHRIALIYSTIATKAYTLATFGANLTTKAWGISTALFAKVFKVSMWSVKGALISTGIGALIVGIGLAISYVLENWESIAPKLVAVWEWIKEAISPVVQWFEEVFGFIAKGIDKILSGARAVTDFLGITDSEDSMSSINTQGLVDSTLATQTQNAQSFYNSTQSRQINDNKTIYITTSANANDVAKAITDYSYSYAD; encoded by the coding sequence ATGCAAACGCAAATTTCTTTAAAGCTTATCCCTGAATTGAGCCAATTAAGTAAAGCTATTGATAAAATCACCAAAGATACAAGCGAGGGCTTAAGCAAAGCCATAAATGCCCCCTTAGACAAACTCAAGGATAAGTTTAAAATAGAATCCAACATAGGCAAGACATTACAAGGACCTAAATTGCCTACTCAAAGCATTAAGGAGATGCAAACGAAATTAAAAGAAGCAATGAGAGTAAAACTAGACTTGGATTTAAGTGCAGCGAATGCAAAAATAGATTCTATGCGTTATCAAATACTTGGCACATACGCTACTTTTAAGGGTATGGTAAGTAAGCCTATTTCAGTGGCTATGGAGTTTGAAAGCTCAATGGCAGATGTGAAAAAGGTAGTAGATTTTGCAAGTAAAGAGGAATTAAAGGGTTTTGAAAAAGAGATTTGGGAACTCACAAAAACAATCCCACTCGCAGCTAAAGATTTAACCGCAATCGTGGCAAGTGGAGGGCAATTAGGATTAGAAAAAAATATACTTATCCCTTTTACTGATGTCGTGGCAAAAATGAGCACTGCCTTTGATATGAATACCAGTGAGGCAGGAGATACCATAGCGGGATTAATGAAAAAAATGGGTATAGGCATTGATGAGGTCAAAGAATTAGGCGATGCTATTAACTATATCGGGGCAAAGAGTGCGGGAAGCCCTAGAGAAGTAGTAGCAATCTTAGGGCGTATAGGTGGTATGGCAAAGACTATCGGTTTAAGTAGCGAACAAACAGCAGGACTTGCAGGAGCATTTGCTAATATGAAGATTCCAGCCGACCAAGCAGGGACTGCTATCAATAAAATGTTAAGCGTATTAGGCAATGCCGATGGTGGCACAGCACGATTTCAGAGTGCATTAGAAAAAATAGGCTTAAGCGGGGAGGAGCTAAAAGAAATAATGAATGATAATCCATTGCAAGGCTTAACTCAAGTGCTAAAATCAATAGGAAATGTAGAGCAAAGTGAAAAAATAGGCATTCTTAAAAATATGTTTGGAGAGGAAGCGGGACCAAAAATAGCACAAATTACAGAAAATATGGGAGAGTTTGATAAGATTTTAGCCCTTGTGGCAAATAAAGAGAATTATTTAGGCTCTATGCAAAAAGAATTTGATGAGGTGAGTAATACCACAGCTAATGCAATACAGCTAATGCAAAATAGCCTCACTCGAATAGCTAATGCAGTGGGAAGTGTATTTTTACCCCCACTTGCAAGTGCTATGAAAAGTATCGCCTCTGTATCAAGCGAAATAGCGATTTGGCTTGAACGATTTCCTGCAATAACAATGGCAATAGGAGCAATAGTTGGCTCTCTTTTTGCCTTAAAAATAGCTTTTATTGCTGTAAAGTCTGCAAGTGCTTTATGGACACTATTCACTTATCCTTTAACAAAATCTCTTATCGCTTTAAGATTTACTACCATAGGTAATACCTTATCCCTTGCACGACATCGCATTGCTCTTATATATTCCACCATAGCTACAAAAGCTTATACTCTAGCTACCTTTGGGGCAAATCTCACCACAAAAGCGTGGGGTATAAGCACTGCATTGTTTGCTAAAGTCTTTAAGGTGAGTATGTGGAGTGTGAAAGGAGCACTCATCTCAACAGGAATAGGGGCTTTGATAGTAGGTATAGGCTTAGCGATAAGCTATGTTTTAGAGAATTGGGAAAGTATCGCACCTAAGCTCGTAGCTGTATGGGAATGGATAAAAGAGGCAATATCCCCAGTCGTGCAATGGTTTGAAGAAGTATTTGGCTTTATTGCCAAAGGTATTGATAAGATTCTAAGCGGCGCAAGGGCAGTTACTGATTTTTTGGGGATTACAGATTCAGAAGATTCTATGTCAAGCATAAATACACAGGGCTTAGTCGATAGCACACTTGCCACGCAAACACAAAATGCCCAAAGCTTCTATAACTCCACACAAAGCAGACAGATTAATGATAACAAAACCATTTATATCACCACAAGTGCTAATGCAAATGATGTGGCAAAGGCAATTACAGATTATAGTTATAGCTATGCAGATTGA